A genomic stretch from Cellulomonas sp. KRMCY2 includes:
- a CDS encoding thioesterase family protein, whose protein sequence is MTRLLVPVPLRWADMDAYGHVNNVAVLRLLEEARIAAFWRHPEAPDPGTWPTAVLDAGPGAATHTLVARTEIEYLLPIGYRRDPVTVEMWLGHLGGASIDVCYQVTGQDAGGRVVFIQATTTLVLIDAATAQPRRISPQERAVWQPYVEPPVVLRRRRPAAQDD, encoded by the coding sequence ATGACCCGCCTGCTGGTACCCGTCCCGCTGCGCTGGGCAGACATGGATGCCTACGGGCACGTCAACAACGTCGCCGTCCTGCGGCTGCTCGAGGAGGCGCGGATCGCCGCCTTCTGGCGGCACCCCGAGGCGCCCGATCCGGGCACCTGGCCGACGGCGGTGCTGGACGCGGGCCCCGGGGCCGCGACCCACACGCTCGTCGCGCGGACGGAGATCGAGTACCTGCTGCCGATCGGCTACCGGCGCGACCCGGTCACCGTCGAGATGTGGCTCGGCCACCTCGGCGGCGCGAGCATCGACGTGTGCTACCAGGTGACCGGTCAGGACGCGGGGGGGCGGGTGGTCTTCATCCAGGCGACCACGACCCTCGTCCTGATCGACGCGGCGACGGCGCAGCCGCGGCGGATCAGTCCGCAGGAGCGAGCTGTCTGGCAGCCGTACGTCGAGCCGCCGGTCGTGCTGCGACGCCGGCGACCGGCCGCACAGGACGACTGA
- a CDS encoding GTPase, whose amino-acid sequence MTVTVRLDNLAQAIRAGRGVLPDDLVVRAREVGERAGHRLRLSAEHTVVAFAGSTGSGKSSLLNAVIGLPLAEVDVLRPTTSEAFAVVRGEAGSAPLLDWLGVRRRHQLPPVEPPAGAAPATGDDEGLVLIDLPDHDSVRTEHRLEAERLVALVDLMVWVVDPQKYADAAVHERYLRTLGAHAEVVFVVLNQVDRLTVAERAACRRDLERLLADDGLPGVRVLEVSARTGEGVAALRAALDEAAHRRVAAQARLEADVIAVAGRIRELCGGTDGAPHASRTELVDALAQAAGVPVVVEAVRRAHLLHARAATGWPLTRWVARFRVDPLRRLHLGPGSGGSGVDGSAPRGSGRRGPGPTATARGRRGTLDEVIRTSVPPPGQAELARARAAVRAFTDSATTGSPDLWVLAARARTDGIAQAHDLPDALDRAVSGTPVAGERRPLWWSVVGGLQWLLLAFLVAGLGWLGVLAGLGVLRIPVPDPPAWGEVSLPTAAVVVGVLLGPLVAGLARLAAATGARARARRAGNGLRAAVAQVADQLVVEPVDEVLARLRACRTSADRAGAPSNRSRRATGRRHRDKDRP is encoded by the coding sequence ATGACGGTCACCGTGCGGCTCGACAACCTCGCTCAGGCGATCCGAGCGGGCCGAGGCGTCCTGCCGGACGATCTCGTCGTCCGGGCACGCGAGGTCGGGGAGCGGGCGGGGCACCGGCTGCGGCTGTCCGCCGAGCACACCGTCGTCGCCTTCGCCGGGTCGACCGGTTCGGGCAAGTCCTCGCTGCTCAACGCGGTCATCGGCCTACCGCTCGCCGAGGTGGACGTGCTCCGCCCGACGACCTCCGAGGCGTTCGCCGTGGTCCGCGGCGAGGCCGGTTCGGCCCCGCTGCTCGACTGGCTGGGGGTGCGCCGCCGCCATCAGCTCCCGCCCGTCGAGCCACCGGCCGGCGCGGCGCCAGCCACCGGCGACGACGAGGGTCTCGTCCTGATCGACCTGCCCGATCATGACTCCGTACGTACCGAGCACCGCCTCGAGGCCGAGCGACTCGTCGCCCTCGTCGACCTCATGGTCTGGGTCGTCGACCCGCAGAAGTACGCCGACGCGGCAGTGCACGAGCGATACCTGCGGACCCTCGGTGCGCACGCCGAGGTCGTGTTCGTCGTCCTGAACCAGGTGGACAGGCTGACCGTGGCCGAGCGGGCCGCCTGCCGTCGCGACCTCGAACGACTGCTCGCCGACGACGGTCTGCCGGGCGTCCGGGTGCTCGAGGTCTCGGCGCGCACCGGTGAGGGCGTCGCGGCCCTCCGGGCGGCGCTCGACGAGGCGGCGCACCGACGGGTCGCCGCGCAGGCGCGGCTCGAGGCCGACGTGATCGCCGTGGCCGGCCGGATCCGGGAGCTGTGCGGTGGGACCGACGGTGCGCCGCACGCGTCGCGGACCGAGCTGGTCGACGCGCTCGCCCAGGCGGCCGGGGTGCCGGTCGTCGTCGAGGCGGTGCGTCGGGCCCACCTGCTGCACGCGCGCGCGGCGACCGGCTGGCCGCTGACCCGGTGGGTCGCCAGGTTCAGGGTGGACCCCCTGCGCCGGCTGCACCTCGGCCCGGGCTCGGGCGGATCGGGCGTCGACGGTTCGGCGCCCAGGGGCTCGGGACGCCGCGGGCCGGGGCCGACCGCGACGGCACGGGGCCGCCGCGGGACCCTGGACGAGGTGATCCGCACATCCGTGCCACCACCCGGCCAGGCCGAGCTCGCCCGCGCGCGCGCCGCCGTCCGCGCCTTCACCGACTCCGCGACGACCGGGTCACCGGACCTCTGGGTGCTCGCCGCCCGGGCCCGCACCGACGGCATCGCCCAGGCGCACGACCTCCCGGATGCGCTGGACCGCGCGGTCAGCGGCACACCGGTGGCCGGTGAGCGGCGACCCCTGTGGTGGTCCGTGGTCGGCGGCCTCCAGTGGTTGCTGCTCGCGTTCCTGGTGGCCGGGCTGGGTTGGCTCGGCGTCCTGGCCGGGCTCGGCGTGCTGCGGATACCCGTGCCCGACCCACCGGCCTGGGGTGAGGTCTCCCTGCCGACTGCCGCGGTCGTGGTCGGTGTGCTGCTCGGCCCGCTGGTGGCCGGGCTGGCCCGGCTGGCCGCCGCCACCGGGGCGCGTGCCAGGGCACGGCGGGCCGGCAACGGGCTGCGTGCCGCGGTGGCACAGGTCGCCGACCAGCTCGTGGTCGAGCCGGTCGACGAGGTGCTCGCGCGGCTGCGTGCCTGCCGTACCTCGGCGGACCGTGCCGGAGCACCGAGCAATCGATCCCGCCGCGCCACCGGGCGTCGGCACCGAGACAAGGACCGACCATGA
- a CDS encoding acyl-CoA thioesterase II encodes MTTPDPDPLRTVLEVLTLDRIDADTFTGTSLPKPGGRVFGGQVLAQSMLAAGATVGHDRLPHSVHGYFLRAGDVALPITFAVERLRDGRSFSARRTHALQAGVPILAMTTSFQVEQAGVEHADTPPSSVPPPEDIRSALDVLAPVDHPIAAFWTQASAFDLRHVEESIYLAPAQVRTDRQMVWMRARGPLPDDQVLHRALLAYACDQVMLEPILRRHGRSWASPGLSIASLDHAMWWHQDIHVDQWLLYVQSAPSAHGGRGLGAARVYTRDGALVATIAQEGMIRLPAED; translated from the coding sequence ATGACCACGCCGGACCCGGACCCGCTGCGCACGGTCCTGGAGGTGCTCACCCTGGACCGCATCGACGCGGACACCTTCACCGGCACGAGCCTGCCCAAGCCCGGTGGCCGGGTCTTCGGCGGCCAGGTCCTGGCGCAGTCCATGCTCGCGGCCGGGGCGACCGTCGGGCACGACCGCCTGCCGCACTCGGTGCACGGCTACTTCCTGCGCGCCGGCGACGTCGCGCTTCCCATCACGTTCGCGGTGGAGCGGCTGCGTGACGGCCGCTCCTTCAGTGCCCGACGTACCCACGCGCTGCAGGCCGGTGTGCCGATCCTGGCGATGACGACGTCCTTCCAGGTCGAGCAGGCGGGCGTCGAGCATGCCGACACCCCGCCGTCGTCCGTGCCGCCGCCCGAGGACATCCGCAGCGCGCTGGACGTGCTGGCCCCGGTCGACCACCCGATCGCGGCGTTCTGGACCCAGGCGAGCGCCTTCGACCTGAGGCACGTCGAGGAGTCGATCTACCTGGCCCCGGCGCAGGTCCGCACCGATCGCCAGATGGTCTGGATGAGGGCCCGCGGACCGCTCCCGGACGACCAGGTGCTGCACCGCGCCCTGCTGGCCTACGCGTGCGACCAGGTGATGCTCGAGCCGATCCTGCGGCGGCACGGCAGGAGCTGGGCGAGCCCCGGTTTGTCCATCGCGAGCCTCGACCACGCGATGTGGTGGCACCAGGACATTCACGTGGACCAGTGGCTGCTCTACGTGCAGTCGGCGCCCTCGGCGCACGGCGGTCGCGGGCTCGGCGCGGCCCGCGTCTACACGCGCGACGGTGCGCTCGTGGCGACCATCGCCCAGGAGGGGATGATCCGTCTGCCGGCGGAGGACTGA
- a CDS encoding glucose PTS transporter subunit EIIB, which translates to MTGNRKARPSDRPSEQAAQILAALGGVANIVDIEPCTTRLRSEVRDPGLVDVPALRAAGAHGVMVAGRVVQVVVGPTVDVLASDLEELM; encoded by the coding sequence GTGACCGGCAACCGCAAGGCCAGGCCGAGCGACCGGCCGAGCGAGCAGGCGGCGCAGATCCTTGCCGCGCTCGGCGGCGTCGCCAACATCGTCGACATCGAACCCTGCACGACCCGGCTGCGCTCCGAGGTCCGGGATCCGGGCCTGGTCGACGTCCCTGCGCTCCGGGCTGCCGGGGCGCACGGGGTGATGGTTGCGGGCCGGGTCGTCCAGGTCGTCGTCGGGCCGACCGTCGACGTGCTCGCGAGCGATCTCGAAGAGCTGATGTGA
- a CDS encoding GntR family transcriptional regulator, translating to MRHSVLKYVRVRDYLRSLVTHELTVGDAIPSERVLCERFGVSRMTVRQAVDALVVEGLLDREQGRGTFVAPTKVDLEVRLASFGEEMRRRGMEPSSTVLAAEEVVAAPDVADALDLVPGERVHYLHRVRHADGEPMAIEQTWLPAALVPGLLADGPPESIYGELRRRGLAPDWGEDTVAASEVDAQDATLLGLRPGAAVLRLTRRTFTGDVACAYSRSSYRADRYVLWVPLTAPRAAVTPRDGRGVRHDGRHDEGVQVIAT from the coding sequence GTGCGTCACTCGGTGCTCAAGTACGTCCGGGTCCGCGACTACCTGCGCTCGCTGGTCACCCATGAGCTCACGGTCGGCGATGCGATCCCCTCCGAACGCGTCCTGTGCGAGCGGTTCGGCGTCTCGAGGATGACCGTGCGGCAGGCCGTCGACGCCCTCGTCGTCGAGGGCCTGCTCGACCGGGAGCAGGGCCGCGGCACCTTCGTCGCGCCGACCAAGGTCGATCTCGAGGTTCGGCTCGCCTCGTTCGGCGAGGAGATGCGCCGCCGCGGCATGGAGCCGTCGTCCACCGTGCTCGCCGCGGAGGAGGTCGTCGCCGCTCCCGACGTCGCTGACGCGCTGGACCTGGTGCCCGGGGAGCGCGTGCACTACCTGCACAGGGTCCGGCACGCGGACGGGGAGCCGATGGCGATCGAGCAGACGTGGCTGCCGGCCGCCCTGGTGCCGGGCCTGCTCGCCGACGGCCCGCCGGAGAGCATCTACGGCGAGCTGCGGCGCCGCGGCCTGGCCCCGGACTGGGGCGAGGACACGGTCGCCGCCTCCGAGGTGGACGCCCAGGACGCCACTCTGCTCGGCCTGCGGCCCGGGGCCGCCGTGCTCCGGCTCACCCGTCGGACCTTCACCGGAGATGTCGCATGCGCCTACTCCCGGTCCTCCTACCGGGCGGACCGGTACGTGCTCTGGGTGCCGCTGACCGCACCGCGGGCCGCCGTGACGCCGCGGGACGGACGAGGAGTGCGCCATGACGGGCGCCACGACGAAGGAGTGCAGGTGATCGCGACGTGA
- a CDS encoding maleylpyruvate isomerase family mycothiol-dependent enzyme encodes MTAAPGVLMTPQGVRISDRRWAAVGDRRSAVGDQWAPVGAGTESTLMDTWDRIVSLRTELAAQAEAFTPAQWDTQSLCTGWRVRDVVAHMTMPERFSLVGGLPDMIRSGFRLSKVLHQDAVRRGSAPVADVLDGYRAAISHRTLPPGRSVANVLAEVVAHTQDIRRALGLPWSFDPEVLRAVADTLHADAALKVPGRVAGLRLAATDTGWAAGEGVEVSGPLEALVLAMVGRCVVLPELSGPGVATLAARTNG; translated from the coding sequence ATGACGGCCGCACCGGGCGTCCTCATGACGCCCCAGGGCGTCCGGATCTCGGACCGCCGGTGGGCGGCGGTCGGCGATCGGCGGTCGGCGGTCGGCGATCAGTGGGCGCCGGTCGGTGCCGGAACGGAGAGCACGCTCATGGACACCTGGGACCGGATCGTCTCCCTCCGGACCGAGCTCGCCGCCCAGGCCGAGGCGTTCACGCCCGCTCAGTGGGACACGCAGAGCCTGTGCACGGGGTGGCGGGTCCGTGACGTGGTCGCCCACATGACCATGCCGGAGCGGTTCTCCCTCGTCGGCGGGCTCCCCGACATGATCCGTTCAGGGTTCCGCCTGAGCAAGGTCCTGCACCAGGACGCGGTCCGCCGCGGATCCGCCCCGGTGGCCGACGTCCTGGACGGCTACCGGGCCGCCATCTCCCATCGGACGCTGCCGCCGGGCCGATCCGTGGCGAACGTCCTGGCGGAGGTCGTCGCGCACACGCAGGACATCCGTCGCGCTCTCGGGCTGCCGTGGTCGTTCGACCCCGAGGTGCTGCGCGCCGTGGCCGACACGCTGCACGCCGACGCCGCGCTCAAGGTGCCCGGCCGGGTGGCGGGGCTGCGCCTGGCGGCCACCGACACGGGCTGGGCGGCGGGCGAGGGGGTCGAGGTCTCCGGTCCGCTCGAGGCCCTCGTCCTGGCGATGGTGGGCCGGTGTGTCGTGCTCCCGGAGCTCTCCGGCCCCGGGGTCGCCACCCTCGCCGCCCGCACCAACGGATGA
- a CDS encoding PTS glucose transporter subunit IIA — MTARAHRSMVEVTAPLAGTIVALEDVPDPVFAGSVVGRGLAILPAEPETVGPDAGRVVVVAPCAGRLRGVYPHALMIQIDGNRAVLVHLGLDTAQLDGDGFDVAAREGEWVVEGQPLLAWSPAMVRAGGRSTLCPLVAIRATETEVVQLLEPGDRVAEGQGMLLWS, encoded by the coding sequence ATGACTGCCCGGGCACACAGGAGCATGGTCGAGGTCACCGCGCCCCTCGCCGGCACCATCGTCGCTCTCGAGGACGTCCCCGACCCCGTCTTCGCCGGCTCCGTCGTGGGACGCGGTCTCGCCATCCTGCCCGCCGAGCCGGAGACGGTCGGTCCGGACGCCGGGCGGGTCGTCGTCGTGGCCCCGTGCGCGGGGCGGCTGCGCGGCGTGTACCCGCACGCGCTGATGATCCAGATCGACGGCAACCGTGCGGTGCTCGTGCACCTCGGCCTGGACACCGCCCAGCTCGACGGCGACGGCTTCGACGTCGCCGCGCGGGAGGGGGAGTGGGTCGTCGAGGGTCAGCCGCTGCTCGCCTGGTCGCCCGCGATGGTGCGCGCCGGTGGCCGGTCGACCCTGTGCCCGCTGGTTGCCATCCGGGCCACCGAGACCGAGGTCGTCCAGCTGCTCGAGCCGGGTGACCGGGTCGCCGAGGGTCAGGGCATGCTGCTCTGGTCCTGA
- a CDS encoding HPr family phosphocarrier protein yields MPERRVTVAIAEGLHARPAALFAQLAAAQPVAVTIRKDGGAPMAAASILSVMALGAGAGDEVVLAADGEGAEACLDALSDYLLARNGAEHGQVG; encoded by the coding sequence GTGCCCGAACGCCGTGTCACCGTCGCCATCGCCGAAGGGCTGCACGCCCGACCGGCGGCCCTCTTCGCCCAGCTCGCCGCCGCCCAGCCGGTCGCGGTGACCATCCGCAAGGACGGCGGGGCGCCCATGGCGGCAGCCAGCATCCTCTCCGTGATGGCGCTCGGCGCGGGTGCGGGCGACGAGGTCGTCCTCGCCGCCGACGGTGAGGGTGCTGAGGCATGCCTCGACGCGCTGAGCGACTACCTGCTCGCACGGAACGGGGCGGAGCACGGTCAGGTCGGCTGA
- a CDS encoding PTS transporter subunit EIIC, whose protein sequence is MTATTATEAREKRPFPGLAQLQRIGRSLMLPIASLPVAALLLRLGQDDMLGVNGLAGSWGDWLLPVAAVLAAAGNALFANLPMLFALGVAVGYARKSDGSTGLAALIGYLVFKGVSDALSPYALGKAAEGETQELINYGVLGGIVIGLVAALLYQRYYRIKLPPYLAFFGGRRFVPIITAGMAVLIAVIGALIYPAFDTGLTAVGEWVTGSAILGGFVYGTANRLLLPFGLHHLLNSLPWFQFGEYTDASGEVWQGDILRFLHGDPTAGAYMTGFFPIMMFALPAAALAFVHTARPEKRKIMAGIMGSAALVSFVTGVTEPLEFAFVYVAYPLYAIHAVLTGTSLALVNALGIRHGFGFSAGAIDYLLNFRIAEKPLLLILIGLAYGVVYYFLFRFVITKWNLWTPGREPDGVGSDITDGLFTDQPTDAPAAATATGGPDVAPGRGSGTSRT, encoded by the coding sequence ATGACCGCCACCACCGCCACCGAGGCCCGCGAGAAGCGGCCCTTCCCTGGCCTCGCCCAGCTGCAACGCATCGGCCGGTCGCTGATGCTCCCGATCGCCTCACTGCCCGTCGCCGCCCTGCTGCTGCGCCTCGGCCAGGACGACATGCTCGGTGTCAACGGCCTCGCCGGCTCCTGGGGAGACTGGCTGCTGCCGGTTGCCGCCGTGCTCGCCGCCGCCGGCAACGCGCTGTTCGCGAACCTGCCCATGCTCTTCGCCCTGGGTGTCGCCGTCGGCTACGCGCGCAAGTCCGACGGGTCGACGGGCCTCGCGGCCCTGATCGGCTACCTCGTCTTCAAGGGTGTCTCGGACGCGCTGTCGCCCTACGCCCTCGGCAAGGCCGCCGAGGGCGAGACGCAGGAGCTGATCAACTACGGCGTCCTCGGCGGCATCGTCATCGGCCTCGTCGCGGCACTGCTCTACCAGCGGTACTACCGGATCAAGCTGCCGCCCTACCTGGCGTTCTTCGGTGGACGACGCTTCGTGCCGATCATCACCGCCGGCATGGCCGTGCTCATCGCTGTCATCGGCGCCCTGATCTACCCGGCCTTCGACACCGGCCTGACCGCGGTCGGTGAGTGGGTCACCGGCTCGGCGATCCTCGGTGGCTTCGTGTACGGCACCGCGAACCGTCTGCTCCTGCCCTTCGGCCTGCACCACCTGCTCAACTCGCTGCCGTGGTTCCAGTTCGGCGAGTACACCGATGCCTCGGGTGAGGTCTGGCAGGGCGACATCCTGCGCTTCCTGCACGGCGACCCGACGGCCGGCGCCTACATGACCGGTTTCTTCCCGATCATGATGTTCGCCCTGCCGGCGGCTGCCCTGGCCTTCGTGCACACCGCCAGGCCGGAGAAGCGCAAGATCATGGCCGGCATCATGGGCTCCGCGGCACTGGTCTCCTTCGTCACAGGCGTGACCGAACCGCTGGAGTTCGCCTTCGTCTACGTCGCCTACCCGCTCTACGCGATCCACGCGGTTCTCACCGGAACCTCGTTGGCCCTGGTCAACGCGCTCGGCATCCGCCACGGGTTCGGCTTCAGTGCCGGGGCGATCGACTACCTGCTCAACTTCAGGATCGCCGAGAAGCCCCTGCTGCTCATCCTGATCGGCCTGGCCTACGGGGTCGTGTACTACTTCCTGTTCCGGTTCGTGATCACGAAGTGGAACCTCTGGACGCCCGGCCGCGAACCGGACGGCGTCGGCAGCGACATCACCGACGGCCTCTTCACCGACCAGCCGACGGACGCGCCGGCCGCTGCGACGGCAACGGGGGGCCCGGACGTCGCACCGGGCAGGGGCTCGGGGACGTCGCGAACGTGA
- a CDS encoding glucose PTS transporter subunit EIIB produces MSKAEQILAALGGDANILDLEPCITRLRVELEDPSLVDEAALKAVGAFGVVRSGRVVQVVVGPEADTLASDIADLR; encoded by the coding sequence ATGAGCAAGGCTGAGCAGATCCTGGCGGCCCTCGGTGGCGACGCGAACATCCTGGATCTCGAACCGTGCATCACCCGGCTTCGGGTCGAGCTCGAGGACCCGTCGCTCGTCGACGAGGCGGCGCTCAAGGCTGTCGGCGCGTTCGGCGTCGTCCGCTCCGGCCGGGTCGTCCAGGTCGTCGTCGGTCCCGAGGCCGACACCCTGGCATCGGACATCGCGGACCTTCGCTGA
- a CDS encoding globin has product MSPAEHPDSFYAAVGGAPTFSRLVEVFYAGVATDELLRPMYPEQDLGPAAERLRTFLEQYWGGPTTYSDARGHPRLRMRHAPYKVSPAARDRWLTHMRAAVDALELPPLQHATLWDYLERAAHAMLNTVDD; this is encoded by the coding sequence GTGAGCCCCGCCGAGCACCCCGACTCCTTCTACGCCGCCGTCGGCGGTGCACCGACCTTCAGCCGGCTGGTCGAGGTCTTCTACGCGGGCGTCGCCACCGACGAGCTGCTGCGGCCGATGTACCCCGAGCAGGACCTCGGCCCGGCCGCCGAACGGCTGCGGACCTTCCTCGAGCAGTACTGGGGCGGCCCGACGACCTACAGCGACGCCCGCGGCCACCCGCGGCTGCGGATGCGGCACGCGCCGTACAAGGTCAGCCCTGCCGCGCGCGACCGGTGGCTCACGCACATGCGCGCGGCCGTCGACGCCCTCGAGCTGCCGCCGCTGCAGCATGCGACCCTGTGGGACTACCTCGAGCGCGCGGCCCACGCGATGCTCAACACCGTCGACGACTGA
- a CDS encoding PTS glucose transporter subunit IIA — MPPSLIVLAPVAGTVLAMTDVADPVFAGAIVGPGLAVDPDRPGESTVVSPAAGTIIKLHPHAFVLQVADGRAVLVHLGLDTVQLAGAGFTLHVSEGDEVAAGDQVVSWDPDAVEAGGRSPVCPVVALEGVAASVRGLVRPGARIDVGAPLLEWD; from the coding sequence ATGCCGCCGTCGCTCATCGTGCTGGCGCCGGTCGCCGGCACGGTGCTCGCGATGACGGATGTCGCCGACCCGGTCTTCGCCGGCGCGATCGTCGGTCCCGGACTGGCGGTCGACCCGGACCGCCCCGGCGAGAGCACTGTCGTGTCGCCGGCGGCCGGGACGATCATCAAGCTGCACCCGCACGCCTTCGTGCTGCAGGTCGCCGACGGTCGCGCGGTCCTCGTGCACCTGGGTCTGGACACCGTCCAGCTCGCCGGCGCCGGCTTCACGCTGCACGTGTCGGAGGGTGACGAGGTCGCCGCCGGTGACCAGGTGGTCAGCTGGGACCCGGACGCGGTCGAGGCGGGCGGCCGCTCGCCGGTCTGCCCGGTCGTCGCTCTCGAGGGCGTGGCCGCGTCGGTGCGAGGTCTCGTCCGCCCGGGCGCGCGGATCGACGTCGGCGCACCCCTGCTCGAGTGGGACTGA
- a CDS encoding HAD family phosphatase: protein MGLRTTATGSRGQDLARLLDGPGAGLLLDLDGTLVDSEPIHRAAYAEYFAGRGWQVPDSVVQQFSGRRAAEVFATLEGPWAGQDPDLLTEGIIAVLRRTTARPIAVPGARELLWECAAAGLPVAVVTSARREWVRAVMGHLVDDGRTVPVVAAEDYQHGKPDPEPYRLGAALLGLPPGGLVAAEDTSAGIASARSAGVGYVIGVSTGPQAPAGADAIHPDLWPLTRAVEGTRRGAAGPGPRAQH from the coding sequence GTGGGACTGAGGACGACCGCGACCGGTTCACGGGGCCAGGACCTCGCGCGCCTGCTCGACGGACCGGGGGCCGGCCTGCTGCTCGACCTCGACGGCACCCTCGTCGACAGCGAGCCGATCCATCGGGCGGCCTACGCCGAGTACTTCGCCGGACGCGGCTGGCAGGTCCCGGACAGCGTCGTCCAGCAGTTCTCGGGTCGCCGCGCCGCCGAGGTCTTCGCCACCCTCGAGGGCCCGTGGGCAGGGCAGGACCCTGACCTCCTGACCGAGGGGATCATCGCGGTCCTGCGCCGCACGACGGCGCGCCCGATCGCCGTTCCCGGGGCCCGCGAGCTCCTGTGGGAGTGCGCGGCGGCGGGTCTGCCGGTCGCCGTGGTGACCTCCGCGCGTCGCGAGTGGGTCCGGGCCGTGATGGGGCACCTGGTCGACGACGGCCGCACGGTCCCGGTGGTCGCCGCCGAGGACTACCAGCACGGCAAGCCCGACCCCGAGCCGTACCGCCTGGGTGCGGCACTGCTCGGCCTGCCACCGGGCGGGCTGGTCGCCGCAGAGGACACCTCGGCCGGGATCGCGTCGGCCCGCAGCGCCGGTGTCGGCTACGTGATCGGGGTCTCGACCGGTCCGCAGGCGCCCGCCGGCGCCGACGCGATCCACCCCGACCTCTGGCCGCTGACCCGGGCGGTCGAAGGCACCCGCAGGGGAGCGGCCGGGCCGGGTCCGCGGGCTCAGCACTAG